A genomic window from Carassius auratus strain Wakin chromosome 45, ASM336829v1, whole genome shotgun sequence includes:
- the LOC113063492 gene encoding cannabinoid receptor type 1A-like, producing MLFPASKSHVKSVLDGVAETTFRTITSGLQYIGSNDVGYDDHIKSRSLPKPFAAYRRSSFTDKVGPDEELIVKGIPFYPTNGSDVFGNFSLGDEGSSVQCGENFMDMECFMILTPSQQLAIAVLSLTLGTFTVLENLVVLCVILQSRTLRCRPSYHFIGSLAIADLLGSVIFVYSFLDFHIFHRKDSPNVFLFKLGGVTASFTASVGSLFLTAIDRYVSIHRPLAYRRIVTRTKAVIAFCMMWAISIIIAVLPLLGWNCKQLNSVCSDIFPLIDENYLLFWLGVTSVLVIFIFYAYMYILWKAHHHTVRMLRRTSQKSLVVHSSDGTKVQTARPDQVRMDIRLAKTLVLILAVLVICWGPLLAIMVYDLFWRMDDNIKTVFAFCTMLCLLNSTINPIIYALRSKDLRRAFLATCRGFRGTSSTSLQLDNSLESDCQRNQHIAAKRAAESCVKTTVKIAKLTMSVSAETSAEAV from the coding sequence ATGCTGTTCCCTGCCTCCAAGTCCCATGTTAAATCTGTTCTGGACGGAGTGGCAGAAACCACGTTCAGAACCATCACTTCTGGACTGCAGTACATTGGTTCGAACGACGTCGGCTACGATGACCACATCAAAAGTCGAAGCCTGCCGAAGCCGTTCGCAGCCTACCGCAGAAGCTCTTTCACTGATAAAGTGGGACCGGATGAGGAGCTCATCGTAAAAGGTATCCCCTTTTACCCCACGAACGGCTCCGATGTGTTTGGGAACTTCAGTCTGGGAGATGAAGGGAGCAGTGTGCAGTGCGGGGAGAACTTTATGGACATGGAATGCTTCATGATACTGACCCCTAGCCAGCAGCTGGCCATCGCCGTGCTGTCTCTGACGCTGGGGACTTTCACAGTTCTGGAGAACCTGGTGGTCCTGTGCGTGATCCTGCAGTCACGCACCCTGCGCTGCAGGCCGTCCTATCACTTCATTGGCAGCTTGGCCATCGCAGACCTGCTCGGCAGCGTCATCTTCGTCTACAGCTTCTTGGACTTCCACATCTTTCACCGCAAAGACAGTCCGAACGTGTTTCTGTTCAAGTTAGGAGGCGTGACGGCGTCGTTCACCGCGTCTGTGGGAAGCCTGTTCCTCACCGCCATCGATCGATACGTGTCCATCCACCGTCCGCTGGCGTACAGACGCATCGTGACGCGCACCAAAGCCGTGATCGCCTTCTGCATGATGTGGGCGATCTCCATCATCATCGCCGTGCTGCCGCTGCTGGGCTGGAACTGCAAGCAGCTCAACTCGGTCTGCTCCGACATCTTCCCGCTCATCGACGAGAACTACCTGTTGTTCTGGCTCGGTGTGACCAGCGTTCTGGTCATCTTCATCTTCTACGCGTACATGTACATCCTCTGGAAGGCCCACCACCACACGGTGAGGATGCTGCGGCGCACGTCTCAGAAGAGCCTGGTGGTGCACTCCTCCGACGGCACCAAGGTCCAGACCGCCAGACCGGATCAGGTCCGCATGGACATCCGCTTGGCCAAAACGCTGGTTCTGATCCTGGCGGTGCTGGTGATCTGCTGGGGGCCTCTGCTGGCCATCATGGTGTATGATCTGTTCTGGCGGATGGACGACAACATTAAGACGGTGTTTGCCTTCTGTACAATGCTCTGCCTGCTCAACTCCACCATTAACCCAATAATCTACGCTCTGAGGAGTAAAGACCTGCGGAGGGCCTTCCTCGCCACCTGCCGGGGCTTCAGGGGCACCTCCAGCACGTCCCTGCAGCTGGACAACAGCCTGGAGTCAGACTGTCAGAGGAACCAGCACATCGCCGCCAAACGAGCGGCTGAGAGCTGCGTCAAGACCACTGTGAAAATAGCCAAACTGACAATGTCTGTCTCAGCGGAGACATCGGCTGAAGCCGTCTGA